From one Mycolicibacterium sp. HK-90 genomic stretch:
- a CDS encoding APC family permease, with translation MSEIADPAAPPPQPSPAAGIQRLKPNAVGLAGVMFMAVATAAPITAMVGNVPIAVGFGNGAYAPAGYFVATIVLTLFAIGYAAMSKHITATGAFYGYISHGLGRVVGLGAGFLTALAYMVFEASLIGIFSFFGNDLFKSFFGIDVPWVIFAVVMLAVNAVLTYFDINLAAKVLGVFLITEIIMLGMMALSVVFTGGGPQGWSLGSLNPLNGFQSLSGEVAGVDGSMITVAGSAGVGLFFAFWSWVGFESSAMYGEESRNPKKIIPIAVICSVVGIGAFYILVSWLAIVGTGPQNAIALAQDSATAGDIFFTPVHQHLGEWAVDLFKILLMTGSFACGMAFHNCAARYLYAIGRENVIPGMRRTIGATHAVHGSPHIAGFVQTGFATVVVLFFDVTGRDPYTGLYGLMALLGTTAIMIVQALAAFSVVSYFHVQKRHPETANWFTTFLAPLLGGVGMLYVIYLLAKNASFAAGSAASDWIFTSIPYVVGIAGIGGVLWALFLKFRDPQRYSDLGRTVLEEAHER, from the coding sequence ATGAGCGAGATCGCCGATCCTGCCGCTCCACCCCCACAGCCGTCGCCGGCGGCTGGCATCCAGCGCCTCAAACCCAACGCCGTGGGTCTGGCCGGCGTGATGTTCATGGCGGTGGCCACGGCCGCCCCCATCACGGCCATGGTCGGCAATGTGCCGATCGCGGTCGGTTTCGGCAACGGGGCCTACGCGCCGGCCGGATACTTCGTCGCCACCATCGTGTTGACCCTGTTCGCCATCGGCTACGCGGCGATGAGCAAGCACATCACGGCCACCGGCGCGTTCTACGGATACATCTCGCACGGGCTGGGGCGTGTCGTGGGTTTGGGTGCGGGGTTCCTGACGGCGTTGGCCTACATGGTGTTCGAGGCATCGCTGATCGGCATCTTCTCGTTCTTCGGCAATGATCTGTTCAAGTCGTTCTTCGGCATCGACGTGCCCTGGGTCATCTTCGCTGTCGTGATGCTCGCCGTGAACGCGGTGCTGACGTACTTCGACATCAACCTGGCCGCCAAGGTGCTCGGGGTGTTCCTGATCACCGAGATCATCATGCTCGGCATGATGGCGCTGTCGGTCGTGTTCACCGGTGGCGGGCCGCAGGGCTGGTCGTTGGGATCGCTCAACCCGCTCAACGGTTTTCAGAGTCTCTCGGGTGAGGTGGCCGGTGTCGACGGCAGCATGATCACCGTCGCCGGATCGGCCGGCGTCGGCCTGTTCTTCGCGTTCTGGTCGTGGGTGGGGTTCGAGTCCAGCGCCATGTACGGCGAGGAGTCCCGCAACCCGAAGAAGATCATCCCGATCGCGGTGATCTGTTCGGTCGTCGGCATCGGGGCGTTCTACATCCTGGTCTCGTGGCTGGCGATCGTGGGCACCGGGCCGCAGAATGCGATTGCGCTGGCACAGGATTCGGCGACCGCCGGTGACATCTTCTTCACCCCGGTGCATCAGCATCTGGGTGAGTGGGCGGTCGACCTGTTCAAGATCCTGCTGATGACGGGCTCGTTCGCGTGTGGCATGGCGTTCCACAACTGCGCCGCCCGCTACCTGTACGCCATCGGTCGGGAGAACGTCATCCCGGGCATGCGCAGGACCATCGGCGCCACACATGCGGTTCACGGTTCGCCGCACATCGCCGGATTCGTGCAGACCGGCTTCGCCACCGTGGTGGTGTTGTTCTTCGATGTCACCGGGCGTGACCCGTACACCGGCCTGTACGGGCTGATGGCGTTGCTGGGCACCACGGCGATCATGATCGTGCAGGCCCTGGCGGCGTTCTCGGTGGTCTCCTACTTCCACGTGCAGAAACGCCATCCGGAGACGGCGAACTGGTTCACCACATTCCTGGCCCCGCTGCTCGGTGGCGTCGGCATGCTCTACGTCATCTATCTGCTCGCCAAGAACGCATCGTTTGCTGCCGGTTCGGCCGCTTCGGACTGGATCTTCACCTCGATCCCGTATGTTGTTGGCATCGCGGGGATCGGGGGTGTGCTGTGGGCGCTGTTCCTGAAATTCAGGGATCCGCAACGGTATTCCGACCTGGGGCGCACAGTGTTGGAGGAAGCGCACGAGCGCTAG
- a CDS encoding GntR family transcriptional regulator — translation MDESPGGPVAEDVRRRILSMLAQGTLRPGSRLGTEREMAEMFAVSRSTLRSALLPLSQAGVLERRPGRTGGTFVRADIVERHAAELTGLPARLHSGGHTSTSRVLATDRRPATPVEAQALEIADGTAIFTVRRLRFADGVPLSLDLACFVAAPMEDLLEQPLGGSLYELLRIRYGLVPATTTETIEVVSASPREAEWLEIAQRKPLVAITRVTRDDTGRPFEYAYDLFRADRIRLTATSRGTAGAVQRSISSA, via the coding sequence ATGGATGAGTCTCCCGGTGGCCCGGTGGCCGAAGACGTACGCCGACGGATCCTGTCCATGCTGGCGCAGGGCACGCTCCGGCCGGGCTCACGCCTGGGTACCGAGCGCGAGATGGCCGAGATGTTCGCGGTGTCCCGGTCCACCCTTCGCAGCGCCCTGCTGCCCCTGAGCCAGGCAGGCGTGCTGGAACGGCGCCCCGGCCGCACGGGTGGCACCTTCGTGCGCGCGGACATCGTCGAACGCCATGCGGCCGAATTGACCGGACTGCCGGCACGACTGCACAGCGGTGGCCACACCAGCACCAGCCGGGTATTGGCCACCGACCGCCGGCCGGCCACCCCCGTCGAGGCGCAGGCGCTTGAAATAGCGGACGGCACAGCGATTTTCACCGTTCGGCGGCTGCGCTTTGCAGACGGGGTGCCACTGTCGCTGGACCTGGCCTGCTTCGTCGCCGCACCGATGGAGGATCTACTCGAGCAGCCGCTGGGCGGATCGCTCTATGAGCTGCTGCGGATCCGTTACGGGCTGGTGCCGGCCACCACGACCGAGACCATCGAGGTGGTCAGCGCCAGCCCCCGCGAGGCAGAGTGGCTAGAGATCGCCCAGCGCAAACCGCTGGTGGCCATCACGCGGGTGACCAGGGACGACACCGGCCGGCCGTTCGAGTACGCCTACGACCTGTTTCGTGCCGACCGGATCCGGCTGACCGCCACCAGCCGCGGCACCGCAGGAGCCGTGCAACGCTCGATAAGCAGCGCCTGA
- the pta gene encoding phosphate acetyltransferase: MTDDRQASIATAVYIASPEGDTGKSTIALGILHRLAATVPRVGVFRPITRMGEDRDYILELLLAGTTAGLSYDDCVGVGYQQVHEDPDAAIAEIVDRFHQVAERCDAVLIVGSDYTDVATPSELSMNARIAVNLGAPVVLAVKAAERTPEEVAHVVEVCLAELNHQHAHAAAVVANRCDPAQLAAVAEALKPLGPPAYVLPEEPLLVAPSVAELQVAVDGTVIAGDPELLSREAMGVLVAGMTAEHVLERLTEGVAVVTPGDRSDVVLAVVSAHAAEGFPSLSCIILNGGLALHPAIASLVEGLGLRLPIVATKYGTFETASRVADTRGRVTATSQRKIDTALALMDKHVDVNDLLAQLSIPIPAVTTPQMFTYQLIDRARSDRKRIVLPEGTDDRILKAAGRLLQHEVADLTILGEESQIRSRAAELGVNIDAAVVLDPRTSELCDQFAEQYAELRRKKGVTVEQAREIIHDVSYFGTMLVHNQMVDGMVSGAAHTTAHTVRPAFEIIRTAPGISTVSSIFLMCLADKVLAYGDCAIVPDPTSEQLADIAISSALTAGQFGIEPRVAMLSYSTGTSGTGADVDKVRAATELVRQRDPALLVEGPIQYDAAVEPSVAKTKMPDSPVAGRATVLIFPDLNTGNNTYKAVQRSAGAIAIGPVLQGLNKPVNDLSRGALVEDIVNTVAITAIQAQGQPADVRSTKVS; the protein is encoded by the coding sequence ATGACGGACGACAGACAGGCCTCGATCGCGACCGCGGTCTACATTGCCTCACCCGAAGGTGACACCGGTAAGTCGACGATTGCGCTGGGCATCCTGCACCGGCTCGCCGCGACCGTGCCCCGGGTCGGGGTGTTCCGTCCCATCACGCGCATGGGCGAGGATCGTGACTACATCCTCGAGCTGCTGTTGGCCGGCACCACGGCCGGGCTGAGCTATGACGATTGCGTCGGCGTCGGCTATCAGCAGGTGCACGAGGATCCCGACGCGGCCATCGCCGAGATCGTCGACCGGTTCCATCAGGTCGCCGAACGCTGTGATGCCGTGCTGATCGTCGGCAGCGACTACACCGACGTCGCCACACCGAGCGAGCTGAGCATGAACGCGCGCATCGCCGTCAACCTGGGCGCGCCCGTGGTGCTCGCGGTAAAGGCCGCCGAGCGCACGCCCGAGGAAGTCGCGCATGTGGTCGAGGTCTGCCTGGCCGAGCTGAACCATCAGCACGCGCATGCAGCCGCGGTGGTCGCCAACCGGTGCGACCCGGCGCAGCTCGCCGCGGTGGCCGAGGCCCTCAAGCCGCTCGGCCCGCCGGCCTACGTGCTTCCCGAGGAGCCCTTGCTGGTGGCGCCGTCGGTGGCCGAACTGCAGGTGGCGGTGGACGGAACCGTGATCGCCGGCGATCCAGAACTGTTGTCCCGCGAGGCGATGGGCGTGTTGGTGGCGGGGATGACAGCCGAGCACGTGCTGGAGCGGCTCACCGAGGGCGTGGCGGTGGTGACCCCGGGCGACCGGTCCGACGTGGTGCTGGCCGTGGTGAGCGCCCATGCCGCGGAGGGCTTCCCGTCGCTGTCCTGCATCATCCTCAATGGTGGACTGGCGCTGCACCCGGCCATCGCCTCGCTGGTCGAGGGCTTGGGCCTGCGCTTGCCCATCGTGGCCACGAAGTACGGCACCTTCGAGACCGCGAGCCGGGTCGCCGACACCCGCGGCCGGGTGACGGCCACATCGCAGCGCAAGATCGACACCGCGTTGGCGCTGATGGACAAGCACGTCGACGTCAACGATCTCCTTGCGCAGCTGAGTATTCCGATCCCGGCGGTGACCACGCCGCAGATGTTCACCTACCAGCTGATCGACCGGGCCCGCTCCGACCGTAAGCGCATCGTGCTGCCCGAAGGGACCGACGACCGCATCCTCAAAGCGGCCGGGCGGTTGCTGCAGCACGAGGTGGCCGACCTGACGATCCTCGGCGAGGAGAGCCAGATCCGCTCTCGGGCAGCCGAACTCGGGGTGAACATCGATGCGGCCGTCGTTCTCGACCCGCGCACCAGTGAGCTGTGTGACCAGTTCGCCGAGCAGTACGCCGAACTGCGCCGCAAGAAGGGGGTGACCGTCGAGCAGGCCCGCGAGATCATCCACGACGTCTCGTACTTCGGCACCATGCTGGTGCACAACCAGATGGTGGACGGCATGGTGTCCGGCGCCGCGCACACCACCGCCCACACCGTGCGCCCGGCGTTCGAGATCATCCGCACCGCGCCCGGGATTTCCACGGTGTCGAGCATCTTCCTGATGTGCCTCGCCGACAAGGTGCTGGCCTACGGTGACTGCGCGATCGTGCCCGACCCGACCTCCGAGCAGCTCGCCGACATCGCGATCTCCTCGGCGCTCACCGCCGGACAGTTCGGCATCGAGCCGCGCGTGGCCATGCTGTCCTACTCGACCGGGACGTCGGGCACCGGTGCCGACGTCGACAAGGTCAGGGCGGCAACCGAATTGGTCCGTCAGCGTGATCCGGCCCTGCTCGTCGAAGGCCCGATCCAGTATGACGCCGCGGTGGAGCCGTCGGTGGCGAAGACCAAGATGCCCGACTCTCCGGTCGCGGGGCGGGCCACCGTGCTGATCTTCCCCGACCTGAACACCGGCAACAACACCTACAAGGCAGTACAGCGCAGCGCCGGCGCCATCGCGATCGGCCCGGTGTTGCAGGGCTTGAACAAGCCGGTCAATGACCTGTCCCGGGGAGCGCTGGTGGAGGACATCGTCAACACCGTGGCGATCACGGCGATCCAGGCGCAGGGGCAGCCCGCGGATGTGAGGAGCACCAAAGTCTCATGA
- a CDS encoding aspartate aminotransferase family protein, producing the protein MTFSNIMDSNSYSGGVSTDPETDKLIQARAHLLGPAYRLFYERPVHLVRGSGSHMFDADGVRYLDAYNNVVSVGHCHPHVVAAITRQAETLNTHTRYLHDGIVDYSERLLRTVGLDQVMYACTGSEANDLALRVAQMYTGARGVIVTRDAYHGNTEAVTAISPSLGGATTIGPHVRAVGAPDSYRSGAEVAARFLADIQAAIADLRAAGHGLSCLIVDTFFSSDGIYPGPTVLAPAVAAVRAAGGVFIADEVQPGFARTGEAMWGFTRHGVVPDLVTMGKPMANGLPVAAMAARSDVLEAFAREVPYFNTFGGNPVSMAAASAVLDVIADEQLMANAARVGTALRDELARLATNHPRIGDVRGAGLYVGVEMVTDPDLKTPDRAGAHDLVNAMRERHVLISVCGAEGNVLKVRPPLVFSMDDVDWFCTEFAGAVAELPV; encoded by the coding sequence ATGACGTTCTCGAACATCATGGACTCCAACAGCTATTCGGGCGGGGTGTCCACCGATCCCGAGACCGACAAGCTGATCCAGGCCCGCGCCCATCTGCTCGGCCCGGCGTACCGGCTGTTCTACGAGCGGCCGGTGCACCTGGTCCGGGGCAGCGGCAGCCACATGTTCGACGCCGACGGCGTGCGCTACCTGGACGCGTACAACAACGTCGTCAGCGTCGGGCACTGCCATCCGCACGTGGTCGCGGCGATCACCCGTCAGGCCGAGACCCTCAACACCCACACCCGGTACCTGCACGACGGCATCGTCGATTATTCGGAGCGGTTGCTGCGGACGGTGGGGCTCGACCAGGTGATGTACGCGTGTACCGGCTCGGAGGCCAACGATTTGGCCCTGCGCGTGGCCCAGATGTACACCGGGGCCCGCGGCGTGATCGTCACCCGCGATGCCTACCACGGCAATACCGAAGCGGTGACGGCGATTTCACCGTCGCTCGGCGGTGCCACCACCATCGGTCCGCATGTCCGCGCCGTGGGCGCACCAGACAGCTACCGCTCCGGCGCCGAGGTGGCCGCGCGGTTTCTGGCCGACATCCAGGCCGCGATCGCCGATCTGCGGGCCGCCGGTCACGGGCTGAGTTGTCTGATCGTCGACACGTTCTTCTCCTCGGACGGGATCTACCCGGGCCCGACGGTGTTGGCCCCCGCGGTCGCGGCGGTACGGGCGGCCGGCGGGGTGTTCATCGCCGACGAGGTCCAGCCCGGTTTCGCGCGGACCGGGGAGGCGATGTGGGGCTTCACCCGGCACGGCGTGGTTCCCGACCTGGTCACCATGGGCAAACCGATGGCCAACGGCCTGCCGGTGGCCGCGATGGCCGCCCGCAGCGACGTCCTGGAGGCGTTCGCCCGCGAGGTGCCGTACTTCAACACGTTCGGCGGCAATCCCGTGTCGATGGCCGCGGCGTCCGCGGTGCTCGATGTCATCGCCGATGAGCAGTTGATGGCCAATGCGGCCCGGGTGGGCACCGCGCTGCGCGACGAGCTCGCCCGCCTGGCCACGAACCACCCGCGTATCGGCGACGTCCGCGGTGCCGGGCTGTACGTCGGTGTCGAGATGGTGACCGATCCCGATCTCAAGACCCCCGACCGCGCCGGGGCCCATGACCTGGTCAACGCGATGCGGGAGCGGCACGTGCTGATCTCGGTCTGCGGGGCGGAGGGCAACGTCCTGAAGGTGCGGCCACCACTGGTCTTCTCGATGGACGACGTGGACTGGTTCTGCACGGAGTTTGCGGGGGCGGTGGCGGAGCTGCCGGTGTAG
- a CDS encoding endonuclease/exonuclease/phosphatase family protein, whose translation MVRILATLLGVVAAVVAVVGLVARYVPLGRHSSVLLATASPYLTLAAPVAVLLLILSRRWVLTALTVGLTLAVGYIHAPQYIGQEFGPHTAAPASSPVRVLSSNLGMGRGDPAAVVGAARRSADVVVVQELTQEAADGLAAAGLDATFGHRIIDPQPMAGGIGIWSRFPLIDTAHVPGYSLAMVRARVQVPDVAVAPVLVGIHFAAPWPQPVEPWRKDMEKFPTMLRELADEAGPAAVIVAGDFNATHDMLPFRELLATGYRDAAEQAGGGMVRTFPVGPRRVPAVGIDHVLLRNADATAVGTELIPGADHLALVTDILVPQGS comes from the coding sequence TTGGTCCGGATTCTCGCGACCCTGCTCGGAGTGGTCGCGGCGGTGGTGGCCGTGGTGGGCCTGGTGGCGCGGTACGTGCCACTGGGCCGTCACAGCTCGGTGCTGTTGGCGACGGCGTCGCCCTACCTGACGCTGGCGGCGCCGGTCGCGGTGCTGTTGCTGATCCTGAGTCGGCGCTGGGTGCTGACGGCGCTGACCGTGGGGTTGACGCTGGCGGTCGGGTACATCCACGCACCGCAGTACATCGGCCAGGAGTTCGGCCCGCATACTGCCGCGCCGGCGTCGTCACCGGTCCGGGTGCTCAGCTCGAATCTCGGGATGGGGCGCGGGGATCCGGCCGCTGTGGTGGGCGCGGCCCGGCGCAGTGCCGATGTTGTCGTCGTGCAGGAGCTCACCCAGGAGGCCGCCGACGGGCTCGCCGCGGCGGGTCTCGACGCCACCTTCGGTCACCGGATCATCGATCCGCAGCCGATGGCCGGGGGAATCGGGATCTGGAGCCGTTTCCCGCTGATCGACACCGCCCACGTGCCCGGGTACTCGCTGGCGATGGTGCGGGCCCGCGTCCAGGTGCCCGATGTCGCAGTCGCCCCGGTCCTGGTGGGTATTCACTTCGCCGCGCCGTGGCCGCAGCCGGTGGAGCCGTGGCGCAAGGACATGGAGAAGTTCCCGACGATGTTGCGGGAGTTGGCCGACGAAGCCGGGCCGGCAGCCGTGATCGTCGCCGGTGACTTCAACGCCACCCACGACATGCTGCCGTTCCGGGAGCTGCTGGCCACCGGCTACCGGGACGCCGCCGAACAGGCCGGTGGAGGCATGGTGCGCACCTTCCCGGTCGGCCCCCGGCGGGTACCGGCGGTCGGTATCGATCACGTGCTGCTACGCAACGCCGACGCCACCGCCGTCGGCACCGAACTGATCCCGGGCGCCGATCACCTGGCGCTCGTCACGGATATCCTTGTGCCGCAAGGTAGCTGA
- a CDS encoding acetate kinase yields MTVLVVNSGSSSLKYAVVKPDSGEFLADGIIEQIGSAQVPDHDAALRAAFDKLADQGLHLETLGLVAVGHRVVHGGKTFYRPTLIDGELIAKVEELSPLAPLHNPPALLGIEVARKLLPDLPHVAVFDTAFFHNLPEAAATYAIDREVAERWGVRRYGFHGTSHEYVSRQAAAFLDRPYDSINQIVLHLGNGASASAIAGGRPVDTSMGLTPMEGLVMGTRSGDIDPGIIMYLCRTAGMDVQDIDTMLNRRSGVRGLGGENDFRKLHARIESGDDDAQLAYDVYIHRLRKYVGAYLAVLGRTDVISFTAGVGENDAAVRRDALAGLSGLGIEIDEALNSERSHEARRISTADSPVTVLVVPTNEELAIARASAALV; encoded by the coding sequence ATGACGGTCCTGGTGGTGAACTCCGGCTCCTCATCGCTGAAATATGCCGTGGTGAAACCGGATTCGGGAGAGTTCCTGGCCGACGGGATCATCGAGCAGATCGGTTCGGCGCAGGTGCCCGATCACGATGCCGCGCTGCGCGCCGCGTTCGACAAACTGGCCGATCAGGGCCTGCACCTGGAGACCCTCGGCCTGGTGGCGGTGGGCCACCGGGTGGTCCACGGCGGCAAGACCTTCTACCGGCCCACCCTGATCGACGGCGAGCTGATCGCCAAGGTCGAGGAGCTGTCTCCGCTTGCCCCGCTGCACAATCCACCCGCGCTGCTGGGCATCGAGGTGGCGCGCAAGCTACTGCCGGATCTGCCTCACGTCGCGGTCTTCGACACCGCGTTCTTCCACAACCTGCCGGAGGCAGCGGCGACCTATGCGATCGACCGCGAGGTGGCCGAGCGCTGGGGCGTCCGGCGCTACGGCTTCCACGGCACCTCGCATGAGTATGTCAGCCGGCAGGCGGCCGCCTTTCTCGATCGGCCCTACGATTCGATCAATCAGATTGTGCTGCACCTGGGTAACGGTGCGTCGGCCTCGGCCATCGCGGGTGGCCGGCCGGTCGACACCTCGATGGGCCTGACGCCGATGGAGGGCCTGGTGATGGGCACCCGTAGCGGTGACATCGACCCCGGCATCATCATGTATCTGTGCCGCACGGCCGGCATGGATGTGCAGGACATCGACACGATGCTGAACCGCCGGTCGGGGGTGCGTGGTCTCGGTGGCGAGAACGACTTCCGCAAACTGCACGCCCGGATCGAATCGGGCGATGACGATGCGCAATTGGCGTACGACGTGTACATCCACCGGCTGCGCAAGTACGTCGGGGCGTACCTGGCGGTGCTGGGCCGAACCGACGTCATCAGCTTCACCGCGGGGGTCGGGGAGAACGATGCGGCGGTGCGCCGCGACGCGCTGGCCGGGCTGAGCGGGCTGGGGATCGAGATCGACGAGGCGCTCAATTCCGAACGGTCCCACGAGGCGCGCCGGATCTCCACCGCGGACTCCCCGGTGACCGTGTTGGTGGTGCCGACCAACGAGGAGCTGGCGATCGCGCGGGCGAGCGCGGCCCTGGTCTGA
- a CDS encoding serine/threonine-protein kinase PknG — protein MKKPDDTGLPASAAPDPDTEDGPGTQPASLEDLDMDSQSTMRPMATQAVFRPEFDDSDDGTYGGGDTEPQNHATIATRVLSPIRRLGGGLVEIARVPERDPLTALMTNPVVAEQKRFCWNCGKPVGRSSSEGRALSEGWCPHCGSAYSFLPQLSPGEIVADQYEIKGCIAHGGLGWVYLAFDHNVNERPVVLKGLVHSGDAEAQAIAMAERQFLAEVTHPGIVKIYNFVEHDDKHGNPVGYIVMEYVGGTSLKQARGTRLPVAEAIGYMLEILPALGYLHSIGLAYNDLKPENIMITEEQLKLIDLGAVSRLNSYGYLYGTPGFQAPEIVRTGPTVATDIYSVGRTLAALTLNLRTRRGRYVDGLPSEDPVLDTYDSFGRLLRRAIDPDPRRRFNSAEEMSSQLLGVLREVVATDSGIPRPGLSTVFSPSRSTFGVDLLVAHTDVYVDGQVHSEKLTAQEIVRALPVPLVDRTDVGAPLLVASVLSQPVHTLDQLRAARHGAIDSEGVDVSESVELPLMEARALLDLGDVAKATRKLDDLATRVGWRWRLVWFRAVAEMLSADYDSATKHFTEVLDTLPGELAPKLALAATAELAGTADELKFYNTVWSTDNGVISAGFGLARAESVAGERDKAVQTLDEVPPTSRHFTTARLTSAVTLLSGRSTGEITEQNIRDAARRVEALPDSEPRVLQIRALVLGTAMDWLADNSASSNHILGFPFTEHGLKLGVEASLRALARVAPTQSHRYALVDLANSVRPMSTF, from the coding sequence ATGAAAAAGCCCGACGACACCGGACTCCCAGCATCCGCGGCCCCCGATCCCGACACCGAGGACGGCCCCGGCACGCAACCGGCCAGCCTCGAAGACCTCGACATGGATTCACAGTCGACCATGCGGCCGATGGCGACCCAGGCGGTGTTCCGCCCGGAGTTCGACGATTCCGACGACGGCACGTACGGCGGGGGCGACACCGAACCGCAGAACCATGCCACGATCGCCACCCGGGTCCTCTCCCCGATCCGCAGGCTTGGCGGCGGGCTGGTCGAGATCGCGCGGGTGCCCGAGCGGGATCCGTTGACGGCGTTGATGACCAATCCGGTGGTGGCCGAACAGAAGCGGTTCTGCTGGAACTGCGGCAAGCCGGTCGGCCGGTCCTCATCCGAGGGACGTGCGCTGTCCGAGGGCTGGTGCCCGCACTGCGGCAGCGCGTATTCGTTCCTGCCGCAGCTGTCCCCGGGCGAGATCGTCGCCGATCAGTACGAGATCAAGGGCTGTATCGCCCACGGCGGGCTGGGCTGGGTCTACCTCGCCTTCGACCACAACGTGAACGAACGGCCCGTCGTGCTCAAAGGTCTGGTGCATTCCGGTGACGCCGAGGCCCAGGCCATCGCCATGGCCGAACGCCAGTTCCTGGCCGAGGTGACACACCCCGGGATCGTGAAGATCTACAACTTCGTCGAACACGATGACAAGCACGGCAACCCCGTCGGCTACATCGTGATGGAGTACGTCGGCGGGACGTCGCTCAAACAGGCCAGGGGGACCCGCCTTCCCGTGGCCGAGGCGATCGGCTACATGCTCGAGATCCTGCCCGCGCTGGGATATCTGCATTCGATCGGGCTGGCCTACAACGACCTGAAACCCGAGAACATCATGATCACCGAGGAGCAGCTCAAGCTGATCGACCTCGGCGCCGTGTCCCGGCTCAACTCCTACGGGTATCTCTACGGCACACCGGGATTCCAGGCTCCCGAGATCGTGCGCACCGGGCCGACGGTGGCCACCGACATCTACAGCGTGGGCCGAACGCTGGCCGCGCTGACCTTGAATCTGCGGACCCGGCGGGGCCGCTACGTGGACGGCCTGCCGTCGGAGGATCCGGTACTCGACACCTACGATTCGTTCGGCCGGCTGCTGCGTCGCGCCATCGACCCCGATCCGCGCCGCCGCTTCAACAGTGCCGAGGAGATGTCGTCCCAGCTGCTCGGCGTGCTACGCGAGGTGGTGGCCACCGACAGCGGAATTCCGCGCCCCGGCCTGTCGACGGTGTTCAGTCCGTCGCGATCGACGTTCGGGGTCGATCTGCTGGTGGCCCACACCGACGTTTACGTTGACGGACAGGTGCATTCGGAGAAGCTCACCGCGCAGGAGATCGTCCGGGCCTTGCCGGTGCCACTGGTGGACCGCACCGATGTCGGCGCCCCGTTGCTGGTGGCCAGTGTGCTCAGCCAGCCCGTGCACACCCTGGATCAGCTGCGGGCGGCCCGCCACGGCGCGATCGATTCAGAAGGTGTGGACGTGTCCGAATCGGTGGAGCTGCCGTTGATGGAGGCCCGCGCTCTGCTCGATCTGGGCGATGTCGCCAAGGCCACCCGCAAGCTCGACGACCTGGCGACGCGTGTCGGGTGGCGCTGGCGGCTGGTCTGGTTCCGCGCCGTGGCCGAGATGTTGTCGGCCGATTATGACTCGGCCACAAAGCATTTCACCGAGGTGCTCGATACGCTGCCCGGTGAGCTGGCCCCCAAACTGGCCCTGGCGGCGACGGCCGAGCTGGCCGGTACCGCCGATGAACTCAAGTTCTACAACACGGTCTGGAGCACCGACAACGGCGTGATCTCGGCCGGCTTCGGGCTGGCCCGCGCCGAGTCCGTCGCCGGGGAGCGGGACAAGGCAGTTCAGACTCTCGACGAGGTTCCGCCCACCTCAAGGCATTTCACCACCGCGCGGCTGACCAGTGCCGTCACCCTGCTGTCCGGGCGGTCCACCGGTGAGATCACCGAACAGAACATCCGCGACGCCGCTCGCAGGGTGGAGGCGCTGCCCGATTCCGAGCCGCGGGTGCTGCAGATCCGGGCGCTGGTCCTGGGCACCGCGATGGACTGGCTCGCCGACAACTCGGCCAGCAGCAACCACATTCTGGGCTTCCCGTTCACCGAACACGGGCTCAAGCTCGGCGTCGAGGCATCACTGCGGGCACTCGCCCGCGTCGCCCCCACCCAGTCACACCGCTATGCCCTGGTCGACCTGGCCAACAGTGTGCGGCCGATGAGTACCTTCTGA